In Modestobacter versicolor, a single genomic region encodes these proteins:
- a CDS encoding ATP-binding cassette domain-containing protein, with amino-acid sequence MLAVVVLAGLLGPLVSPWSPTATDLTAVRTGPSAAHWLGTDQLGRDELTRLLVAARTSLLAVAAVTALALPLGLALGALAGWRGGLVDALVLRVTDVTVALPALLTGLVLSSVLGAGLGGVVLALASGSWAAYARLVRTEVRLLRDQPAVQALVLLGARPPRILFRHVLPAVLGSVLVLTSTQVATTVLAISTLTFLGLGVRPPTPEWGSMIVEARPFLASDPHLFLLPTLAVGVVVLAVNVLAEDAGRWVTHGASSTPRRPAPAAVSAPAAVPAPGAGPRTATGAELLVVRDLVVELSGPAGRRRVVDGLDLTLDRGQVLAVVGSSGSGKSITAHALLGLLPEGVGAVARGSVRIAGREVLGRSDRELRRLRGGQVALVPQDLAAALHPLRRVGAQVAQAARLHRSMSRREADRTARELLGWVGLTDVDRVVRLRPDELSGGMRQRVLIAAALAGRPDLLVADEPTSALDSTVARQVRQLLARVRDELGTAVLVVTHDLAAVAGWADTVAVVDAGRVVECGPTGQLLQRPRHPATWALVAATRPVAPPPVTPAGGAPLLRATGVSVVYPRRGLRGHPRPALADVSLDLPVAGAVGLVGESGSGKSTLSRVLVGLQQPTGGTVELAGRPPVPREGRAQLVFQDPSAALDRRQTVGSALAEALELARRRGLPATGDVHRLLDRVGLGAEHADRRPWQLSGGQRQRVVIARSLAARPDVLVLDEPVSSLDAVVRVGVLQLLRALRQEGVALVVVSHDLAAVEALVDEVVVLHRGAVVERGPTAQVLRAPRHPVTAALVAAAHPARPTPEPPHAAVPADHRPGAAVPAGRPRERTTP; translated from the coding sequence GTGCTGGCGGTCGTCGTCCTCGCCGGCCTGCTCGGGCCGCTGGTGAGCCCGTGGTCGCCCACCGCCACCGACCTGACGGCCGTGCGGACCGGACCGTCGGCCGCCCACTGGCTGGGCACCGACCAGCTGGGCCGGGACGAGCTGACCCGGCTGCTGGTCGCCGCCCGCACCTCGCTGCTCGCGGTCGCCGCGGTCACCGCCCTGGCGCTCCCGCTCGGGCTGGCGCTGGGCGCGCTCGCCGGCTGGCGGGGCGGCCTGGTCGACGCGCTGGTGCTCCGGGTCACGGACGTCACCGTCGCGCTGCCCGCCCTGCTCACCGGGCTGGTGCTCTCCTCGGTCCTCGGCGCCGGCCTGGGCGGCGTCGTCCTGGCGCTGGCCTCGGGCAGCTGGGCGGCCTACGCCCGGCTGGTCCGCACGGAGGTGCGGCTGCTCCGCGACCAGCCGGCCGTCCAGGCGCTCGTGCTGCTCGGGGCGCGACCTCCGCGGATCCTGTTCCGGCACGTGCTGCCCGCGGTGCTGGGCTCGGTGCTGGTGCTCACCAGCACCCAGGTCGCGACGACGGTGCTGGCCATCTCCACCCTCACCTTCCTCGGCCTCGGCGTGCGCCCGCCGACGCCGGAGTGGGGGTCGATGATCGTCGAGGCCCGCCCCTTCCTGGCGAGCGACCCGCACCTGTTCCTGCTGCCGACGCTCGCCGTCGGCGTCGTGGTGCTGGCCGTGAACGTGCTGGCCGAGGACGCCGGCCGCTGGGTCACCCACGGCGCGTCCAGCACGCCGCGACGCCCGGCACCCGCCGCCGTCTCAGCACCCGCCGCCGTCCCGGCACCCGGGGCCGGCCCGCGGACGGCGACGGGCGCGGAGCTGCTGGTGGTCCGCGACCTGGTGGTCGAGCTCAGCGGGCCGGCCGGTCGGCGTCGGGTGGTCGACGGGCTGGACCTCACGCTGGACCGCGGTCAGGTGCTGGCGGTGGTGGGCAGCAGCGGGTCGGGCAAGAGCATCACCGCCCACGCCCTGCTGGGGCTGCTCCCGGAGGGGGTCGGTGCGGTCGCCCGGGGCTCGGTGCGGATCGCCGGCCGCGAGGTGCTCGGCAGGTCCGACCGGGAGCTGCGCCGGCTGCGCGGCGGGCAGGTGGCCCTCGTGCCGCAGGACCTCGCCGCGGCGCTCCACCCGCTGCGCCGGGTGGGCGCCCAGGTCGCGCAGGCGGCCCGGCTGCACCGGTCGATGAGCCGCCGCGAGGCCGACCGGACCGCCCGGGAGCTGCTGGGGTGGGTCGGCCTGACCGACGTCGACCGGGTCGTGCGGCTGCGCCCCGACGAGCTCTCCGGCGGGATGCGCCAGCGGGTGCTCATCGCCGCGGCGCTGGCCGGGCGCCCGGACCTGCTGGTCGCCGACGAGCCGACCAGCGCCCTGGACAGCACGGTGGCCCGGCAGGTGCGGCAGCTGCTGGCGCGGGTCCGCGACGAGCTCGGCACGGCCGTGCTGGTGGTCACCCACGACCTGGCCGCCGTCGCGGGCTGGGCCGACACCGTCGCCGTCGTCGACGCCGGCCGGGTGGTCGAGTGCGGCCCGACCGGGCAGTTGCTGCAGCGACCCCGGCACCCGGCGACCTGGGCGCTGGTGGCCGCCACCCGGCCGGTGGCACCGCCCCCGGTCACCCCGGCCGGCGGCGCACCCCTGCTGCGCGCCACGGGCGTCTCGGTCGTCTACCCCCGGCGCGGCCTGCGGGGCCACCCGCGCCCCGCGCTGGCCGACGTGTCGCTCGACCTGCCGGTGGCCGGGGCGGTCGGGCTGGTGGGGGAGTCGGGCAGCGGGAAGTCGACGCTGAGCCGGGTGCTGGTCGGGTTGCAGCAGCCGACCGGGGGGACCGTGGAGCTGGCCGGCAGACCCCCGGTGCCCCGGGAGGGGCGCGCCCAGCTGGTGTTCCAGGACCCCAGCGCGGCCCTGGACCGGCGGCAGACCGTCGGTTCGGCCCTCGCCGAGGCGCTGGAGCTCGCCCGGCGCCGCGGACTGCCGGCGACCGGGGACGTGCACCGGCTGCTGGACCGGGTGGGCCTGGGCGCCGAGCACGCCGACCGCCGGCCGTGGCAGCTCTCCGGCGGCCAGCGCCAGCGGGTGGTCATCGCCCGGTCGTTGGCCGCCCGCCCCGACGTGCTCGTGCTCGACGAGCCGGTGAGCTCGCTGGACGCCGTCGTCCGGGTCGGCGTGCTCCAGCTGCTCCGCGCGCTGCGCCAGGAGGGCGTGGCCCTGGTCGTCGTGTCGCACGACCTGGCCGCGGTGGAGGCGCTGGTGGACGAGGTCGTGGTGCTGCACCGGGGCGCGGTCGTCGAGCGCGGACCGACCGCGCAGGTGCTCCGCGCCCCTCGCCACCCCGTCACGGCCGCCCTCGTCGCCGCGGCCCACCCGGCCCGGCCCACCCCGGAGCCCCCGCACGCCGCCGTCCCGGCGGACCACCGACCCGGAGCCGCCGTCCCGGCGGGCCGACCGAGAGAGAGGACCACCCCATGA
- a CDS encoding ABC transporter permease yields the protein MRSAALTAAGRLAGRRLVEGGLVLLTISVATFALLSLTDGDAATAIVLERDGAVTESAVAAVRAELGLDLPAPVRYLDGLVAMLHGELGLSLRTGRPVADELVGRVPLTVTLATAGAVVAVVLGLAAGVAGAVTDRRGVVVPLRLVTLALLSLPAFALAYLGVLALALGLGLVPTQGVDGWPSLVLPALVIGLPLASAIARVTDARLRATMTEPFVVTARARGLSRSRSVVTQALPAAAAPLLVVVGNQVGHAIAGTLVAETVFGWPGLGDYLVRALQFRDWYPLQAAVLLIAAAAVLARGLAGSLAALVDPRAGRG from the coding sequence GTGCGCAGCGCAGCACTGACGGCGGCCGGCCGGCTGGCCGGCCGCCGGTTGGTCGAGGGCGGGCTGGTCCTGCTCACGATCTCCGTCGCGACGTTCGCGCTGCTGTCCCTCACCGACGGCGATGCCGCCACCGCGATCGTCCTGGAGCGGGACGGCGCGGTCACCGAGTCGGCGGTGGCGGCGGTCCGGGCCGAGCTCGGGCTCGACCTGCCGGCGCCGGTGCGCTACCTGGACGGGCTGGTCGCGATGCTGCACGGCGAGCTCGGCCTGTCGCTGCGCACCGGCCGGCCGGTGGCCGACGAGCTGGTCGGCCGGGTCCCGCTCACGGTCACCCTGGCCACCGCGGGGGCGGTGGTCGCGGTCGTGCTGGGCCTGGCCGCGGGCGTGGCCGGCGCCGTCACCGACCGGCGGGGCGTTGTCGTCCCGCTGCGGCTGGTCACCCTGGCGCTGCTGTCGCTGCCGGCCTTCGCCCTGGCCTACCTGGGTGTGCTGGCGCTGGCCCTGGGCCTCGGTCTGGTGCCGACCCAGGGCGTCGACGGCTGGCCGTCGCTGGTGCTGCCGGCGCTGGTGATCGGTCTGCCGCTGGCCTCGGCGATCGCGCGGGTGACCGACGCGCGGCTGCGGGCCACGATGACCGAGCCCTTCGTGGTCACCGCCCGGGCGCGGGGGCTGTCCCGGTCGCGCTCGGTGGTCACCCAGGCGCTGCCCGCCGCCGCTGCGCCGCTGCTGGTCGTGGTCGGCAACCAGGTCGGCCACGCGATCGCCGGCACGCTCGTCGCCGAGACGGTGTTCGGCTGGCCCGGGCTGGGCGACTACCTGGTCCGCGCGCTGCAGTTCCGGGACTGGTACCCGCTGCAGGCGGCCGTGCTGCTCATCGCCGCGGCCGCCGTCCTCGCCCGCGGGCTGGCCGGCTCGCTGGCCGCGCTGGTCGACCCCCGTGCCGGGCGGGGCTGA
- a CDS encoding metal ABC transporter permease produces the protein MLSYEFMRLALVAAVLVGLTAPTVGVHLVQRRLSLIGDGLGHMALLGVAIGLATRSAPVLTALATAVAGALLVELLRHRRSASADVALAVLFYGGIAGGVVVVSRAPAGTPANLDSYLFGALTTTTRGDLVVFAAMAVGVLAVTIGLSRQLFTIAVDEEYAAASGLPVLRLDLLLATVTAGTVVLSMRVLGLLLISALMVLPAACARLVAPSFRSSLGVAALVGVSTSVGGTVVSFHADTPSGATIVLTAIAAFGLLAAGRLVLRRPLPRLRPPGRPAQGAPPAAATPELRLPG, from the coding sequence GTGCTGAGCTACGAGTTCATGCGGCTGGCGCTGGTCGCCGCCGTGCTCGTCGGGCTGACCGCCCCGACGGTGGGGGTCCACCTGGTGCAGCGGCGCCTGTCCCTGATCGGCGACGGCCTGGGGCACATGGCGCTGCTGGGGGTCGCGATCGGGCTGGCGACCCGCTCGGCCCCGGTGCTGACCGCGCTGGCCACCGCCGTGGCCGGGGCCCTGCTGGTCGAGCTGCTGCGCCACCGCCGGTCCGCCAGCGCCGACGTCGCCCTGGCCGTCCTCTTCTACGGCGGCATCGCCGGTGGGGTGGTCGTCGTCAGCCGCGCGCCGGCCGGGACCCCGGCGAACCTGGACAGCTACCTCTTCGGCGCCCTGACCACGACCACGCGCGGCGACCTGGTGGTCTTCGCCGCCATGGCGGTGGGCGTGCTCGCCGTGACCATCGGCCTGAGCCGCCAGCTGTTCACCATCGCCGTCGACGAGGAGTACGCCGCCGCCAGCGGGCTGCCGGTGCTCCGGCTCGACCTGCTGCTGGCCACCGTGACCGCCGGCACGGTGGTGCTGTCGATGCGGGTGCTGGGCCTGCTGCTGATCAGCGCGCTCATGGTGCTGCCTGCGGCGTGCGCCCGGCTGGTCGCCCCCAGCTTCCGGTCCAGCCTGGGCGTCGCCGCCCTGGTGGGCGTCTCGACGTCGGTCGGCGGGACGGTGGTGTCCTTCCACGCCGACACCCCCTCCGGCGCGACCATCGTGCTGACGGCGATCGCCGCGTTCGGCCTGCTGGCCGCCGGCCGGCTCGTGCTCCGCCGCCCGCTCCCGCGGCTCCGGCCCCCGGGCCGCCCCGCGCAGGGCGCCCCACCGGCGGCCGCCACCCCCGAGCTGCGGCTGCCCGGCTGA
- a CDS encoding ABC transporter substrate-binding protein produces the protein MSGPRSTAALLAGAFVLALSGCGLSGDDPAAAEGEQVLRVALADPEASLSVQDYTTSSFTVLDQLFEPLVRYQADGSFAPALAESFEISDDGLTMTFALRQGVTFTDGTPFDAEVARADLLRWVDDPDNGFLGLTGVTESIEATDEATITWRLSQPYYSALNELALTRPVRFTSPGAADGEPVGTGPYRLEQLDEQQIVLVRNDDWWGGEPSLDRVVFEVIPDAAARVAALQAGEVDVIGGDYTAPLALEDVPALQADDDVEVLTADSTTNLLLTVNADTGNPALADPAVRRAMALAVDRAGIAAGLFDGAATAATTVFPANVPYGPQPDDEVVTDPDAARALLDGAGWTGSGVRSKDGVPLQLTLVLDPGLLPQAVSLSQALADQLADVGIGVTIDSLDTTAYGARVSARDFDLRFYSTYGAPYDPYSTLTANFRTESDGHLFASPELDAQIPVALAATSDEARQAAFDDVWATLGEQVAAVPLVQLPRLWAASTDVRGFELGATEYDLPLTDVTVTR, from the coding sequence ATGTCCGGCCCCCGCTCCACCGCCGCCCTGCTCGCCGGCGCGTTCGTCCTCGCGCTGTCCGGCTGCGGCCTGTCCGGCGACGACCCCGCCGCCGCCGAGGGCGAGCAGGTGCTCCGGGTCGCCCTCGCCGACCCGGAGGCGTCGCTGTCGGTCCAGGACTACACGACGTCGTCGTTCACCGTGCTGGACCAGCTGTTCGAACCGCTGGTGCGCTACCAGGCCGACGGGTCCTTCGCCCCCGCGCTCGCCGAGTCCTTCGAGATCAGCGACGACGGGCTGACGATGACCTTCGCGCTGCGGCAGGGCGTGACCTTCACCGACGGCACGCCCTTCGACGCGGAGGTGGCCCGGGCGGACCTGCTGCGCTGGGTCGACGACCCGGACAACGGCTTCCTGGGGCTCACCGGGGTCACCGAGTCGATCGAGGCCACCGACGAGGCCACCATCACCTGGCGGCTCAGCCAGCCGTACTACTCGGCCCTCAACGAGCTGGCGCTGACCCGCCCGGTGCGGTTCACCAGCCCGGGTGCGGCCGACGGCGAGCCGGTGGGCACCGGGCCCTACCGGCTGGAGCAGCTGGACGAGCAGCAGATCGTGCTGGTGCGCAACGACGACTGGTGGGGCGGTGAGCCCTCGCTGGACCGGGTGGTGTTCGAGGTCATCCCCGACGCCGCCGCGCGGGTGGCCGCCCTGCAGGCCGGGGAGGTCGACGTCATCGGGGGCGACTACACGGCTCCGCTGGCGCTGGAGGACGTGCCCGCGCTGCAGGCCGACGACGACGTCGAGGTGCTCACCGCCGACAGCACCACCAACCTGCTGCTCACCGTCAACGCCGACACCGGCAACCCGGCCCTCGCTGACCCGGCCGTGCGGCGGGCCATGGCGCTCGCCGTCGACCGGGCGGGCATCGCGGCCGGGCTCTTCGACGGCGCGGCGACCGCGGCGACGACGGTCTTCCCGGCCAACGTGCCCTACGGCCCGCAGCCCGACGACGAGGTCGTCACCGACCCCGACGCCGCTCGGGCGCTGCTCGACGGCGCCGGCTGGACCGGCTCCGGCGTGCGCAGCAAGGACGGCGTCCCGCTGCAGCTCACCCTGGTGCTCGACCCCGGGCTGCTGCCGCAGGCGGTGTCGTTGAGCCAGGCGCTCGCCGACCAGCTCGCCGACGTGGGCATCGGGGTCACCATCGACTCGCTGGACACCACCGCCTACGGCGCCCGGGTGTCGGCGCGGGACTTCGACCTGCGCTTCTACTCCACCTACGGCGCTCCCTACGACCCGTACAGCACGTTGACGGCGAACTTCCGCACCGAGTCCGACGGGCACCTGTTCGCCTCGCCGGAGCTCGACGCGCAGATCCCGGTGGCGTTGGCGGCGACCAGCGACGAGGCCCGGCAGGCCGCCTTCGACGACGTCTGGGCGACGCTCGGCGAGCAGGTCGCGGCGGTGCCGCTGGTGCAGCTGCCCCGGCTGTGGGCGGCCAGCACCGACGTGCGCGGGTTCGAGCTCGGGGCCACCGAGTACGACCTGCCGCTCACCGACGTCACCGTCACCCGCTGA
- a CDS encoding class I SAM-dependent methyltransferase has protein sequence MTTPSETTPGTAADWSRLLADWDAQQSGYLRAREERFTAALDAVEVLRADVLDDPFTVLDLACGPGSFSQRVLARFPAAQVVAVDVDPVLLAVGRHALGTAEGRLQWVDADLRDPAWPARLPVTGADVVVSSTALHWLSASQLAATYRRVGALVPAVGLFLNADNMAHDPGQAVLTRLAEAAERRQASAAFERDGVPDWDTWWAEVLAVPELAEAAEERRRRTAGRGVDDHEPGARLTGLRTHVAALVEAGFTEVGTIWQDHDDRVLLAVR, from the coding sequence ATGACCACCCCGAGCGAGACGACTCCCGGCACCGCTGCCGACTGGAGCCGGCTGCTGGCCGACTGGGACGCCCAGCAGAGCGGCTACCTGCGGGCCCGCGAGGAGCGCTTCACCGCCGCGCTGGACGCCGTCGAGGTGCTGCGCGCCGACGTCCTCGACGACCCGTTCACCGTGCTCGACCTCGCCTGCGGGCCGGGGTCGTTCAGCCAGCGGGTGCTGGCCCGCTTCCCGGCGGCCCAGGTGGTCGCGGTGGACGTGGACCCGGTGCTGCTGGCCGTCGGACGGCACGCGCTGGGTACGGCCGAGGGGCGGCTGCAGTGGGTGGACGCCGACCTGCGCGACCCCGCGTGGCCGGCCCGGCTGCCGGTGACCGGCGCCGACGTCGTCGTCTCCTCCACCGCCCTGCACTGGCTCTCCGCCAGCCAGCTCGCGGCGACCTACCGGCGGGTGGGCGCCCTGGTCCCGGCCGTTGGCCTGTTCCTCAACGCCGACAACATGGCCCACGACCCCGGGCAGGCGGTGCTGACCCGGCTGGCCGAGGCCGCGGAACGCCGCCAGGCCAGCGCGGCGTTCGAGCGGGACGGCGTGCCGGACTGGGACACCTGGTGGGCCGAGGTGCTCGCCGTCCCCGAGCTCGCGGAGGCCGCCGAGGAGCGCCGCCGGCGGACCGCCGGGCGCGGCGTCGACGACCACGAGCCCGGAGCCCGGCTGACCGGCCTCCGCACCCACGTCGCCGCCCTGGTCGAGGCCGGGTTCACCGAGGTGGGCACGATCTGGCAGGACCACGACGACCGGGTGCTGCTGGCCGTCCGCTGA